In a single window of the Olivibacter sp. SDN3 genome:
- a CDS encoding DUF4185 domain-containing protein, which produces MKQTLFQAYLYSTLYLIVFCTGCQQTTEQEAAKTQVIAESSPEWSNLLLNKKGWIGADGIYCVPLNGVERPGEAQQTKTLFWFSDTIIGDIEDDSLQQGWEMVHNSIAYLTGGDPDKEKMDFFWAKDDDGKARSVFEPHTPEAQVNEYYWLGDGFFNHRLDSTIYIFAYRIRNLPEGAFPFEDVGVNLIAIPKGSQPPFNEQRQMDTPLFHIGKKGKSVFGINVLANTTGAGAPQPDGYIYVYGIRGTNKELLVARVEEELFEDFQAWTYWDGQSWNSSIDESAAITDRISNEMSVSFMEDGRVIAAFQVDTNSPSIAIQVAKTPIGPFFPFKKVYETPEIYEDIDFYTYNAKAHPHLSTPGELLISYNVNAFDFENKLYQHPNHCRPRFIRVKY; this is translated from the coding sequence ATGAAACAGACGTTATTCCAAGCATACCTGTACAGCACTTTATATCTAATAGTTTTTTGTACGGGATGCCAACAGACAACCGAGCAAGAGGCAGCAAAAACACAAGTAATAGCCGAATCGTCGCCTGAGTGGAGTAATCTGCTCCTCAACAAAAAAGGTTGGATCGGCGCAGATGGTATCTACTGCGTACCCCTGAACGGCGTAGAAAGACCAGGTGAAGCCCAGCAAACAAAAACGCTCTTCTGGTTTAGCGATACGATTATCGGAGACATTGAAGACGATTCCTTACAGCAAGGATGGGAGATGGTACACAACTCTATTGCTTATCTGACCGGTGGCGATCCTGACAAAGAAAAAATGGATTTCTTCTGGGCAAAAGATGACGACGGAAAAGCCCGATCGGTATTCGAACCTCATACTCCGGAAGCCCAGGTAAATGAGTATTACTGGCTGGGCGATGGTTTCTTCAACCATCGCTTAGACAGCACCATTTACATCTTCGCCTACCGCATCAGAAATCTTCCTGAAGGTGCATTCCCCTTCGAAGATGTTGGTGTCAATCTCATCGCTATACCCAAAGGTAGTCAACCTCCCTTCAACGAGCAGCGGCAAATGGATACTCCGCTGTTTCACATCGGCAAAAAAGGTAAATCAGTTTTCGGCATCAACGTTTTGGCTAACACAACAGGTGCAGGAGCACCTCAACCCGATGGATATATTTATGTTTATGGCATCCGTGGAACGAATAAAGAGCTGCTGGTAGCAAGAGTAGAGGAAGAGCTTTTTGAAGACTTCCAAGCCTGGACCTACTGGGATGGTCAGTCGTGGAACTCATCAATTGACGAATCCGCTGCGATCACCGACCGAATATCGAATGAGATGAGTGTAAGTTTTATGGAAGATGGTCGTGTTATCGCCGCTTTTCAGGTAGACACCAACTCGCCTTCAATTGCCATACAGGTTGCCAAAACACCTATTGGACCATTCTTTCCTTTCAAGAAAGTTTATGAAACACCCGAAATTTATGAAGACATTGACTTTTACACGTATAATGCCAAAGCACATCCACATCTTTCAACACCGGGAGAGCTACTGATCAGCTACAATGTCAACGCCTTTGATTTTGAAAATAAATTATACCAACATCCTAATCATTGTAGACCACGTTTTATACGGGTTAAATATTAA
- a CDS encoding DUF4185 domain-containing protein: MNQQPIHTKNRTKSFLFFLSLVFLTISCQQQQNPNSADEEALLTDTVNLQFTVEEAQEWTNLFKRNNGWFGADGIFAIPMNGVDTTGSAKDTETLLLFSDTMLGEIKDGQLQPGYVMINNSVATLKGTEPKEENIQFHWAKDQEGKPNAIFVPSTPNTKKGEYYWLGDGFVNHELDNTTYIFGYRIRNTGAAVFGFEEVGNTLIAIPNGSTPPFTDQRQMDTPFFLQVGEEKSDYGSFGAGIFVNTEKAGAPQPDGYVYVYGVRGKEKNVMAARVKPKDFENFDAWRFWDGQEWNTDMNQVAHITDRASNELSLTPLPDGRYALVFQTDGMGSKVGLRIGLSPVGPFGPIKELWDCKESEINKNFIVYNAKTHYNLSKKNELLISYNVNSLDFWNDIKTHPDLYRPRFIKVKFK, encoded by the coding sequence ATGAACCAGCAACCCATACACACTAAAAATCGAACAAAAAGCTTTTTATTCTTCCTTTCTTTGGTATTCCTGACCATAAGTTGCCAGCAACAACAAAACCCTAACTCAGCAGATGAGGAGGCCTTATTAACAGATACCGTTAATCTTCAATTTACCGTGGAAGAGGCGCAGGAGTGGACCAATCTATTCAAACGGAACAACGGATGGTTCGGTGCAGATGGTATTTTTGCCATCCCCATGAATGGCGTAGATACCACAGGATCTGCTAAGGATACCGAAACTCTTCTACTCTTCAGCGACACCATGCTGGGAGAAATTAAAGATGGTCAGCTACAACCGGGTTATGTAATGATCAACAACTCGGTAGCCACTTTAAAAGGGACAGAACCCAAAGAAGAAAACATACAATTCCACTGGGCGAAAGACCAAGAGGGAAAACCAAATGCAATTTTTGTACCTAGTACCCCCAATACGAAAAAGGGCGAGTACTATTGGCTGGGCGACGGCTTCGTCAACCATGAGCTTGACAATACCACCTACATTTTTGGATATCGCATCCGAAACACCGGTGCAGCCGTATTCGGATTTGAAGAGGTTGGTAATACACTGATCGCCATTCCCAACGGCAGTACACCTCCATTTACGGATCAACGTCAAATGGATACACCGTTTTTTCTACAGGTAGGAGAAGAAAAAAGTGACTACGGATCGTTTGGAGCGGGTATTTTTGTAAACACGGAAAAAGCAGGAGCGCCACAGCCCGATGGTTATGTATACGTATATGGCGTACGTGGAAAGGAAAAGAACGTGATGGCAGCCCGTGTAAAACCTAAAGATTTTGAAAACTTTGATGCGTGGCGCTTTTGGGATGGGCAGGAATGGAATACCGATATGAATCAAGTGGCCCATATTACAGATAGAGCATCCAATGAGCTTAGCTTGACGCCGCTTCCCGACGGCCGCTATGCACTCGTTTTTCAGACGGATGGTATGGGGTCAAAAGTAGGGTTACGCATTGGCCTCAGTCCCGTAGGACCATTTGGACCTATCAAAGAGCTGTGGGACTGCAAAGAGAGCGAAATCAATAAAAACTTCATCGTATATAATGCCAAAACACATTATAACCTTTCGAAGAAAAACGAGCTACTCATTAGTTATAATGTCAATTCCCTCGATTTCTGGAACGACATTAAAACACATCCAGATCTGTACCGCCCACGATTTATTAAAGTAAAGTTCAAATAA
- a CDS encoding RagB/SusD family nutrient uptake outer membrane protein, producing MNTLKNLYKTGLILAFGLLYSGCKKFLEEDPKNFVSTANFYTTADDAISAVNSIYAYLNAINEGSFAGVYHSSFWVAAGLASDELHNQQPGAPALDQLANFTYASQNSALLEIWRIHYKAITVANIAIERIPAIDMDGTLRTRLIGEARFLRALLYFNMVRMFGSIPLVLQEEEPLVPEVAAVEIIYQQIIADLEEAEALPFSYPAGNGRGRATTGAAKALLAKVYLTLANWEQAAAKALEIINEPRHEYGLWDDYAQAFSIGNRGGKEAVFSVGFGFAGGAIIFWEDGQQNIRLLPRELTGMIPGVNAQGWQYPTQQLYDVFEPNDRRRAVTFITEINNQDGSTTSIMPYIRKYWDSLAEPNAGGTEADFPVIRYADVLLTYAEAANELNQTEAALTYLNIIRRRARFDGSTYQNTLPDYTNLGRDAIRQAILQERRMEFVAEGHRWFDLVRTGTLETAVPIAKPGVTPAARNYLFPIPLEERDLNEHLPANGY from the coding sequence ATGAATACGCTGAAAAATCTTTATAAAACAGGCTTAATCCTGGCATTTGGCTTGCTATATTCCGGTTGTAAAAAATTTCTGGAGGAAGATCCCAAAAATTTTGTCTCCACGGCTAACTTCTATACTACTGCAGACGACGCTATTTCTGCAGTTAATTCGATTTATGCCTACTTAAATGCTATCAATGAAGGCTCCTTTGCTGGGGTTTATCATAGCTCCTTTTGGGTTGCAGCCGGTTTAGCTTCCGATGAGCTCCATAACCAACAACCCGGAGCTCCAGCGCTCGATCAATTGGCAAACTTCACGTATGCCTCCCAGAATAGTGCGTTACTGGAGATATGGCGTATCCATTACAAAGCGATAACCGTTGCTAACATTGCCATTGAGCGCATTCCGGCAATTGACATGGATGGCACTCTACGTACCCGACTGATAGGAGAAGCTCGGTTTTTACGTGCTTTACTGTATTTCAACATGGTGCGTATGTTTGGTAGTATACCCCTTGTTCTACAGGAAGAAGAGCCTCTCGTTCCTGAGGTAGCAGCTGTAGAAATTATCTATCAACAGATTATAGCAGACCTCGAGGAAGCCGAAGCGCTCCCCTTTAGCTACCCAGCGGGTAACGGCAGAGGCAGGGCAACCACTGGTGCAGCAAAAGCCTTATTAGCCAAAGTATACCTCACGTTAGCGAACTGGGAACAAGCGGCGGCCAAAGCCCTTGAAATTATCAATGAGCCGAGGCATGAATATGGTTTGTGGGATGATTACGCCCAAGCATTCAGCATCGGCAACCGTGGAGGCAAAGAGGCTGTTTTTTCCGTCGGTTTTGGATTTGCTGGTGGAGCTATTATTTTCTGGGAGGATGGACAACAGAACATCCGCCTCCTTCCCCGAGAACTTACTGGAATGATCCCTGGAGTTAATGCACAAGGCTGGCAATATCCCACGCAACAGCTATACGATGTTTTTGAACCGAATGATAGAAGACGAGCAGTGACATTTATAACGGAAATCAATAATCAGGATGGATCTACAACCTCTATCATGCCATATATCAGAAAATATTGGGATAGCCTTGCCGAACCCAATGCTGGAGGTACTGAAGCAGACTTTCCGGTAATACGCTATGCCGATGTACTGTTAACCTATGCAGAAGCGGCCAATGAGCTCAATCAGACGGAAGCTGCGCTCACTTACCTGAACATAATTCGTAGAAGAGCCCGTTTTGATGGATCAACTTACCAAAACACACTACCAGACTACACCAATCTGGGACGTGACGCTATCCGACAAGCTATACTTCAAGAACGTCGAATGGAATTTGTAGCAGAAGGACACCGTTGGTTTGATTTGGTGCGTACAGGAACATTAGAAACCGCCGTACCCATAGCAAAACCTGGCGTAACACCAGCTGCCAGAAACTACCTCTTTCCTATACCACTAGAAGAACGTGATCTGAATGAGCATCTGCCTGCTAACGGTTATTGA
- a CDS encoding TonB-dependent receptor has translation MRKNQQMKWLFFSCYLLLGSSYAIALPRHSVSSFSGILQQERIISGRITANNGTPLPGVTIKVKGTARGATSNDNGYYTINLPKDDVTLVFTSIGFNSQEIDVADQTTISIVMQAAQSEELSEIVVIGYGTAKKSDLTGSVSSVKAEELQAIPATSIDQALQGRAAGVQVTQVSGQPGGQTSIRIRGTSSINAGNEPLYVIDGMLVNSEGIGAGTNRSPSINPLSAINPNDIESIEILKDASASAIYGSRGANGVILITTKKGKEGTSAINFESYYGMQRISNKVEVLNAAQFADLVNEAQLNANATPVYVNPQNLGEGTNWQDEILRDAPMATYQASLSGGDAKTQYALSGGYFSQKGIIANSDYDRYSFRANLNRQLTERLAVGTNFTYSRLATSGVLTNLGTLLPGITTSALLFNPVQPIYDPNGPGGYTFEDDRGRGLSNPVADREMETVSQSSRILGNAFANFKIIEGLEFKTSFGIDQYFTKENSFVPNFLKRAHSSEGEVGIGNSQALTWLNENTITYNKTINTKHQLNIVAGNMIQKFFQENSNMLSFGFSDNRTGYHDIRSGLNHQPPANGESSWSMVSYLSRINYTLDDKYLFTLSGRMDGSSKFGSENKYGFFPSGAFAWRLSDETFMQNVNVFNDLKVRTSYGLIGNQAIAPYQSIPLVGPFGEGVFNSSQGSEVYKGKEPLNYANNRLKWESTQQLDIGLDASLFQSRVTITADYYHKKTTDLLLSTPIPSTSGFITSILNIGNVENKGFDLDIRTVNTTGKLNWNTAINFSVNRNQVTRLNSDDDILQGGFAPGWSILRVGEPIGSFYGYIFDGIFQTDEEAASSAVLRGQEASSPNPASRARAGDRRYRDINDDGVIDENDRTLIGNAQADFTWGINNSFTYKNIDFSFFFQGSQGNQLANFNSFELQNFNGEQNALAEAALNRWTPDNPSNLYPRALASGSLDVNTFSSTIVEDASYIRLRNIVLGYTLPENLLRNLRMKSLRVYVSGTNLFTWTKYKGYDPEVNFYGQSTTFIGADYGSYPMAKTLLFGLNIGF, from the coding sequence ATGAGAAAAAATCAACAAATGAAATGGCTGTTTTTTAGCTGCTACTTGCTACTAGGCAGCAGTTATGCAATAGCGCTTCCCCGACACTCCGTTTCTTCGTTCAGCGGTATATTACAGCAGGAAAGAATAATTAGCGGCAGGATAACAGCGAACAATGGAACTCCTCTGCCGGGGGTTACTATTAAAGTTAAGGGCACGGCCAGGGGAGCCACCTCGAACGACAACGGATATTACACCATTAATCTGCCTAAGGACGACGTTACATTGGTTTTCACTTCCATTGGTTTTAATAGCCAAGAGATTGACGTAGCTGACCAGACCACGATTTCGATCGTGATGCAGGCCGCTCAATCGGAAGAGCTTTCCGAAATTGTGGTTATAGGATATGGTACCGCTAAAAAGAGTGACCTTACCGGGTCTGTCTCTTCTGTTAAAGCTGAAGAACTCCAGGCAATCCCTGCCACCTCCATCGACCAGGCATTGCAGGGGCGCGCTGCTGGGGTACAAGTTACGCAGGTTTCGGGGCAACCGGGTGGACAAACTTCTATCCGTATTCGGGGAACCAGTTCCATCAATGCAGGTAACGAGCCTCTGTATGTGATAGACGGTATGTTGGTCAATAGCGAAGGTATTGGAGCGGGCACCAATAGAAGCCCCAGCATCAATCCTTTATCGGCAATTAATCCTAATGATATCGAATCAATCGAAATTCTAAAAGATGCGTCAGCCTCTGCCATTTATGGCTCGAGAGGCGCCAATGGAGTGATATTGATTACTACAAAAAAAGGGAAAGAGGGTACTTCTGCCATTAACTTCGAAAGTTACTACGGTATGCAACGTATATCCAATAAAGTGGAAGTGCTCAATGCTGCCCAGTTTGCAGACCTGGTAAATGAAGCCCAGCTCAACGCAAATGCCACTCCTGTGTATGTAAACCCTCAGAATCTAGGAGAAGGCACCAATTGGCAAGATGAGATTCTAAGAGATGCGCCAATGGCTACCTATCAGGCGTCGCTTTCCGGTGGCGATGCCAAAACACAGTATGCGCTCTCCGGAGGTTACTTCTCGCAAAAGGGAATTATTGCAAACTCTGACTATGACCGCTATTCTTTCCGGGCCAATCTAAACCGACAGTTAACGGAAAGACTTGCTGTAGGGACCAACTTTACCTATAGCCGATTAGCAACCAGCGGTGTATTGACCAACTTAGGCACTTTATTGCCCGGCATCACAACCTCTGCCCTCCTTTTTAATCCGGTACAACCAATTTATGATCCCAATGGCCCTGGGGGTTACACCTTTGAAGACGACAGAGGCAGGGGGTTAAGCAATCCGGTGGCCGACCGCGAGATGGAAACCGTCAGCCAAAGCTCCAGAATATTGGGAAATGCTTTTGCGAATTTTAAAATCATTGAAGGGCTGGAATTTAAAACTAGCTTTGGTATCGACCAATATTTTACCAAAGAGAATTCCTTTGTGCCTAACTTCCTAAAACGGGCACATAGCAGTGAGGGTGAAGTAGGGATTGGTAATAGTCAAGCATTAACCTGGCTCAACGAAAATACGATCACTTATAATAAAACCATCAACACTAAACATCAGCTAAACATTGTAGCGGGTAATATGATACAAAAGTTTTTTCAAGAAAACAGCAACATGCTCTCTTTTGGTTTTTCTGATAACCGCACTGGTTATCACGATATCCGATCAGGACTTAATCATCAACCGCCGGCCAATGGAGAATCCTCCTGGAGCATGGTATCTTACCTTAGCCGCATCAACTATACACTGGATGACAAATATCTTTTCACGCTCAGTGGCAGGATGGACGGCTCTTCAAAATTTGGAAGTGAAAATAAATATGGTTTCTTTCCTTCAGGAGCATTCGCCTGGCGACTCTCCGATGAAACCTTCATGCAAAATGTAAATGTATTCAACGACCTTAAGGTAAGAACAAGTTATGGATTGATCGGAAACCAGGCGATCGCACCTTATCAATCCATTCCCTTGGTAGGCCCTTTTGGCGAGGGTGTCTTCAACAGTTCTCAAGGCAGTGAAGTTTATAAAGGTAAAGAACCGCTCAACTATGCAAACAACCGGTTAAAATGGGAAAGTACCCAACAGCTAGATATTGGCTTAGACGCCTCTCTTTTTCAGAGCAGAGTCACCATTACGGCCGACTACTACCATAAAAAAACCACCGACCTACTGCTCTCTACCCCCATCCCGTCTACCAGCGGTTTTATTACATCGATTCTCAACATTGGAAACGTGGAGAATAAAGGCTTCGACTTAGACATTCGGACGGTAAACACCACCGGAAAACTAAACTGGAATACTGCGATCAATTTTTCTGTCAATAGAAATCAGGTTACCAGGCTCAACAGCGATGATGATATTTTACAGGGAGGCTTTGCCCCCGGTTGGAGTATTTTACGGGTAGGTGAACCCATTGGTTCCTTCTACGGATATATTTTCGACGGTATATTCCAGACAGATGAAGAGGCCGCCAGTAGCGCCGTATTGAGAGGGCAAGAGGCCTCTTCCCCCAATCCTGCCTCTCGAGCCAGGGCGGGCGATCGTAGGTACCGCGACATCAATGATGACGGCGTAATTGACGAGAATGACCGTACACTCATCGGAAATGCTCAAGCAGATTTCACCTGGGGTATCAACAATTCTTTTACTTATAAAAACATTGATTTCAGCTTTTTCTTTCAGGGTTCCCAAGGTAACCAGTTGGCTAACTTCAATTCCTTCGAACTGCAAAACTTCAATGGCGAACAAAACGCGCTAGCCGAGGCGGCACTCAACCGATGGACACCGGACAACCCTAGTAACCTATACCCAAGGGCTTTAGCAAGCGGCAGTCTTGACGTCAACACCTTCTCATCGACCATTGTTGAAGATGCTTCCTATATCCGTCTGCGAAACATCGTGCTGGGGTATACGCTACCCGAAAATCTGCTTCGAAATCTTCGAATGAAAAGCTTGCGCGTATATGTAAGTGGAACTAACCTTTTTACTTGGACGAAGTATAAAGGCTACGACCCAGAGGTGAATTTCTATGGCCAAAGCACCACCTTCATTGGGGCTGATTACGGCAGTTACCCCATGGCCAAAACCTTGCTTTTCGGATTAAATATTGGTTTTTAA